In the genome of Bosea sp. BIWAKO-01, the window TCTGCGCCGCAAGCACGACCTTGGGGGTCGCGCCGAAGGCGCCGTGATTGACGGTCAACTTTGACCAGTCGAGCGGCCATTCGTGACGAATGGCCCGGCCGAGCGCGATGGGGGAGGTGCTGTGCATGTCAGGCGGTTCGCGTCAGAGCGGCGGCCGGATGGCCTGCAACAGCAAGCTCTACGGCGGCCGCAGCATGGAGTGCTGTCGTGTCGAACACAGGCAGATCGCTATCGGCCTGCGAAAGCAGCAGGTCGAGCTCGGTGCAGCCGAGGATGACGCCGTCTGCGCCGCGCCGGCGCGCCGCGGCGATGATGTCAAGGCAGCGCGCCTTCGAGCCGGGCTCGACCACGCCCTGGCACAGCTCGCGATAGATGATGTCGTGGACGGCGCGCTCTTCCTCCGGCTCGGGCCTGACAAGGTCGAGCCCGTGCCGTTCCAGCATGCGGCCGCGATAGAACGGCTCTTCCATGGTGAAGCGCGTCGCCAGGAGCAACGGGCGGCGGCTCGGCGTGAGCTTGATCGCGGCGGCCGCGATGTCGGCGATGTGCACGATCGGGATCGAGATCGCGGCGGCGACCTGGTCGGCGAGCTTGTGCATGGTGTTGGTACAGATCAGCAGCATGTCGGCGCCAGAACGCTCAAGGGCGCTGGCGCCTTCGATCATGATCCCCAGGAGCGCCTGCCAGTCGCCGGCCGCCTGCTTGGCAGCGACGTCCTGGAACTCGGCAGACCAGAGCACGACCTTGGCCGAATGCAGCCCGCCGAGCCGGGCGCGCACGCCCTCGTTGATAAGCTTGTAGTAGACGGCCGAGCTTTCCCAGCTCATGCCTCCGAGCAGTCCGATCGTCTGCATGTCCCCTGCCTTATCGCTAGGAGACGATGCAATGACGCTGGTTAGCCCGGCAAGTTGATTGTATGGCAGACAATCCCACTTGGAACGAATGCGCCAGGCCGAAGCGAACATGTGGATTCCCGAACTCGACCCGAGCCGCCCGGTCTATCGCGCCATCGCGGAAGCCATCGCGCAGGATATGGTGCGCGGCCGACTCGCCACCGGTGACAAGCTGCCGCCGCAGCGCGATCTTGCCCGGGCACTGGGGCTCAACCTGTCGAGCGTGACCAAGGCCTATAAGCTCGCCTTCGAGCTTGGGTTGGTCAATGGCGAGATCGGGCGCGGCACCTACGTGCGGGCCGGCGACGCATCGCGCATCCCCTGGCCTTCGGGCGAAAACCAGATCAGCATCGACTTTGCCTCGAACTTTCCGATGCCACTCGATCCATCCGAGGACGTCGTCCAGCTCTGCCAGGACATGGCGCGCTACGATGTCGGCGAGCGGCTGTTCGAATACGTGGCGCGCGGCGCTGCCAATGACGACATCTCGCCGGCGGCGCTCTGGCTCGAGGGGCTCGGCGTGCCCACGCGGCTCGACGGCATCCTGCTGACCTCGGGCGCGATCAACGGCGTCTTCGCTTGCCTGCTGGCGTTGGCCAAGGCGGGCGAGACCGTGCTCTGTGAGGAGCTAACCTCGCCTGGCCTCGTTAGCTGCGCGCGGATGATGGGCCTGAAGCTCGTCGGCGTGCCGATGGACCGCGATGGCATGAAGATTGATGCATTCGAGCGGATCGCTACGGAGACTGGCGCGCGCGTCGCAGTGCTCAACCCGACACTGAACAACCCGACGCTTACCGATCTCTCGCCTGACCGCCGTGAGCGGCTCGCGGCCTTCGCCCTGCGCTCGGGCATCATGATCGTCGAAGACGAAGTCTACGCCCCACTGCTCGGCACGCCGCCCAAGCCCCTGGCGGCGCTGGCGCCCGACGCTGTTTGCTATGTTACAAGCTTCTCCAAGGCGGTGTTGCCTGGCCTGCGCATCGGATACATCTCGGCGCCGCCACTGATCGCGGAACGGCTACGCAACGCCATCCGGGTCAGTACCTGGATGCCGTCGCCGATGCTGGCGCGCTTGGCCTCACGCTGGGTCAGGGACGACACGGCGACACGGCTGATCGCTAAGCGCCGCGCAGCCGGCCGGGAGCGGATCGATCTGGCGCGGCGGGTGTTGCGCCGGCACGCACTGGCCTCGCGCGATGACGGCCTACATGTCTGGCTCAGCCTGCCGCAGCCTTGGCGCGGCGACGAGTTCGCGACCTATGCCAGAGCGCGCGGTCTGACGGTGATGCCATCGCAGGATCTTGCTGCGAACTCGACGAGCAGCATTCAGGCTCTTCGCTTGAGCCTAGGTGCCGAGCCCAGCCTCGAACGTCTCGAACAAGGGCTGTCGCGGATCGACCTTATCCTGCGCGGGCGGGAATGAGACGGGGCCCGACGACTGCCATCACGACGTCTCTCTAGGCTGAATCCCGAAGCAGCGGGCCTGTCTCCTTATGTTGCAGGCGAGCCGATCCTGCCACTCTGGCATTCCACCGTCAGTAATCAGCGGGTTCGCTGGCTTTGTCGCTGATGCCGTTAGGGTGCCCGATAACGGACATTGCCAGTGTCCGGAAAGGGGTCAGCTCCGGAAGCTCTGGTTCCCAGAAATGAACGTGCTCATCGATATCTCGCTCGGCCATCAAGAGCGGTAGATAGGTCATCGCAACTGTCGGAGTACCGGTCGCGAATCCGATAGACGCGGCGCGGGGGACACCAGGCAATCAACAATAGTCCGACAGGAGGCTACTCGCTTTTCGAAGCGAGGTTTGCCGAAGTGGGGCCCGTGCTGAGGGCGGACTGGATTGTCAGCTGATAGGAAAACCGAGCTTCTCGGCCTATTTGGAAACGAAATGACGCCCGGCAGGGCCGGGCGCCAATTGCGGAACTTTTCCTACAATCGCGGCAATACTATGCCTCGTTTTTCAGGGAGCCGCACTCAGCACGCTATGAGCAGCCAGTCGTCGAGCCGCAGGTGTTGCACTTCAGGCAGGTGCCGTTGCGGACCAGCGTGAAGTTGCCGCACTCGCCGCAGGAATCGCCGACATAGCCCTTCATGATCGCTTCGGCGCGACGCTCCGAGGCTGTCGGCTGGCCGGCGGGAGCGGCGAAGCCGAGCTTGGCCAGTTCTGCTTCGCCCACGGCCTCGTCTTCGGCGTCCGGCTTCAGCGCGGTCGCGCCTGCCGTGGCGAAGGAGGTGACGTTGCTGCCGCGGGCGACGGCCTCGTGGACGATTCCGCCCTGGATGGCGAGCAGGTTGATCGGCTTGCCACGGCGGAAGCCGGTCGAGGCCAGCGGGGTCGAGGTGATGGGACCCACCGCGTCCGGCGCCTTGTCCTGGCCGACGCCACCACCGATCACGTCATGGCCGATCTCGCTCGGGTCGACGTGGGCGAGGTCGTTGCGCGAGAGATAGCTGATCGCCAGCTCGCGGAAGACGTAGTCGAGGATCG includes:
- a CDS encoding aspartate/glutamate racemase family protein, with protein sequence MQTIGLLGGMSWESSAVYYKLINEGVRARLGGLHSAKVVLWSAEFQDVAAKQAAGDWQALLGIMIEGASALERSGADMLLICTNTMHKLADQVAAAISIPIVHIADIAAAAIKLTPSRRPLLLATRFTMEEPFYRGRMLERHGLDLVRPEPEEERAVHDIIYRELCQGVVEPGSKARCLDIIAAARRRGADGVILGCTELDLLLSQADSDLPVFDTTALHAAAAVELAVAGHPAAALTRTA
- a CDS encoding PLP-dependent aminotransferase family protein, with the protein product MWIPELDPSRPVYRAIAEAIAQDMVRGRLATGDKLPPQRDLARALGLNLSSVTKAYKLAFELGLVNGEIGRGTYVRAGDASRIPWPSGENQISIDFASNFPMPLDPSEDVVQLCQDMARYDVGERLFEYVARGAANDDISPAALWLEGLGVPTRLDGILLTSGAINGVFACLLALAKAGETVLCEELTSPGLVSCARMMGLKLVGVPMDRDGMKIDAFERIATETGARVAVLNPTLNNPTLTDLSPDRRERLAAFALRSGIMIVEDEVYAPLLGTPPKPLAALAPDAVCYVTSFSKAVLPGLRIGYISAPPLIAERLRNAIRVSTWMPSPMLARLASRWVRDDTATRLIAKRRAAGRERIDLARRVLRRHALASRDDGLHVWLSLPQPWRGDEFATYARARGLTVMPSQDLAANSTSSIQALRLSLGAEPSLERLEQGLSRIDLILRGRE